One Vibrio neonatus genomic window carries:
- the glyQ gene encoding glycine--tRNA ligase subunit alpha: MHKYDIKTFQGMILALQDYWAQNGCTIVQPLDMEVGAGTSHPMTCLRALGPEPMSTAYVQPSRRPTDGRYGENPNRLQHYYQFQVALKPSPDNIQELYLGSLEVLGIDPLVHDIRFVEDNWENPTLGAWGLGWEVWLNGMEVTQFTYFQQVGGLECKPVTGEITYGIERLAMYIQEVDSVYDLTWNVAPDGSKVTYGDIFHQNEVEQSTYNFEHADVDFLFGFFEQCEKECKELLALDKPLPLPAYERILKAGHAFNLLDARKAISVTERQRYILRIRDLTKAVAEAYYASREALGFPMCRPVAKNEDK; this comes from the coding sequence ATGCATAAATACGATATCAAAACCTTCCAGGGAATGATCCTCGCGCTGCAGGATTATTGGGCTCAAAACGGATGTACTATTGTTCAACCGCTAGATATGGAAGTAGGTGCCGGCACCTCTCACCCAATGACGTGTCTGCGTGCACTTGGCCCAGAGCCAATGTCAACGGCATACGTTCAACCTTCACGTCGTCCAACTGACGGACGTTACGGTGAGAACCCAAACCGCCTGCAGCATTACTATCAATTCCAAGTAGCTCTTAAACCTTCTCCGGATAACATCCAAGAGTTGTACCTTGGCTCTCTTGAAGTGCTTGGTATCGATCCACTGGTTCACGATATTCGTTTCGTAGAAGACAACTGGGAAAACCCAACTTTGGGTGCTTGGGGTCTTGGTTGGGAAGTTTGGCTAAACGGCATGGAAGTAACCCAGTTTACTTACTTCCAGCAAGTTGGCGGCCTAGAGTGTAAGCCTGTTACTGGCGAAATCACTTACGGTATCGAACGTCTAGCAATGTACATTCAAGAAGTAGACTCTGTTTACGACCTAACTTGGAACGTTGCACCCGATGGCTCTAAAGTCACTTACGGTGATATTTTCCACCAAAACGAAGTTGAGCAATCCACTTACAACTTTGAACACGCTGATGTGGACTTCCTATTTGGTTTCTTCGAGCAGTGTGAAAAAGAGTGTAAAGAGCTATTGGCACTAGACAAGCCATTACCACTTCCTGCTTATGAACGTATTCTTAAAGCTGGTCACGCATTCAACCTACTTGATGCACGTAAAGCTATCTCAGTAACAGAGCGTCAACGTTATATCCTTCGTATTCGCGATCTGACTAAAGCAGTTGCAGAGGCGTACTACGCGTCACGTGAAGCTCTTGGCTTCCCTATGTGTCGACCTGTAGCTAAGAACGAGGACAAATAA
- the glyS gene encoding glycine--tRNA ligase subunit beta, translated as MAKNFLIELGTEELPPTALRSLAEAFASNFEAGLKAAELSHEGVKWYAAPRRLALKVTSLAEGQADKVVEKRGPAISVAFDADGNPTKAAQGWARGNGISVEQAERLKTDKGEWLLFKQEVKGKPVQELVLDIAAKALTGLPIPKVMRWGDSDIHFIRPVKTLTVLLGDELIEGKILGVASGRTIRGHRFMGEQEFTIDSADQYPAILEERGKVMADYEARKAIILADSKKAAAAVGGVADLEDDLVEEVTSLVEWPVVLTAKFEEEFLKVPSEALVYTMKGDQKYFPVYDENKKLLPNFIFVSNIESKDPRQVIEGNEKVVRPRLADAEFFFNTDRKRPLIDRLPELEQAVFQKQLGTIKDKTDRITALAGYIAKQIDADVEKTTRAGLLAKCDLMTSMVFEFTDTQGVMGMHYATHDGEDKEVALALYEQYMPRFAGDDLPSTGISSAVAMADKLDTIVGIFGIGQAPKGSDPFALRRASLGVLRIIVENGYKLDLVDLIHEAKAQLGDKLTNQNVEADVLDFMLGRFRSWYQDAGFSIDIIQAVLARRPTKPADFDQRVKAVSHFRGLEAATALAAANKRVGNILAKFDGELAEEIDLALLQEDAEKALAENVEVMAEALEPAFATGDYQQALSKLADLREPVDAFFDNVMVMADDEALKKNRLTLLNKLRNLFLQIADISLLQK; from the coding sequence ATGGCGAAGAATTTTCTAATTGAACTGGGTACCGAAGAGCTACCACCAACAGCACTTCGTTCTCTAGCAGAAGCGTTTGCTTCTAACTTTGAAGCAGGTCTTAAAGCGGCTGAGCTTTCTCACGAAGGCGTAAAATGGTACGCAGCACCTCGTCGTTTAGCACTTAAAGTGACTAGCCTGGCTGAAGGCCAAGCAGACAAAGTGGTTGAGAAACGTGGCCCTGCAATTTCGGTGGCATTTGATGCTGACGGCAACCCAACTAAAGCTGCTCAAGGCTGGGCTCGCGGCAACGGTATTTCTGTTGAGCAAGCTGAGCGTCTTAAAACAGACAAAGGCGAATGGCTTCTTTTCAAACAAGAAGTAAAAGGCAAGCCAGTTCAAGAATTGGTTCTAGATATCGCGGCTAAAGCGCTAACTGGACTGCCTATCCCTAAAGTAATGCGTTGGGGCGACTCAGACATTCACTTTATCCGCCCAGTAAAAACACTGACGGTACTGCTTGGTGATGAGCTTATCGAAGGTAAGATCCTTGGCGTTGCATCCGGTCGTACTATTCGTGGTCACCGCTTCATGGGTGAGCAAGAGTTTACTATCGATTCAGCCGATCAATACCCTGCTATTTTAGAAGAGCGCGGTAAAGTAATGGCAGATTACGAAGCACGTAAAGCAATTATCCTAGCTGATTCTAAAAAAGCCGCGGCAGCGGTTGGCGGTGTTGCTGACCTAGAAGACGATCTAGTTGAAGAAGTCACCTCTTTGGTAGAATGGCCAGTGGTACTGACAGCGAAGTTTGAAGAAGAGTTCTTAAAAGTGCCTTCTGAAGCTTTGGTTTACACCATGAAAGGTGACCAAAAGTACTTCCCTGTTTATGACGAAAACAAAAAGCTACTGCCTAACTTTATCTTTGTTTCTAACATCGAATCTAAAGACCCTCGTCAAGTTATTGAAGGTAACGAAAAAGTGGTTCGTCCTCGTCTAGCGGATGCGGAGTTCTTCTTTAATACCGACCGTAAACGTCCTTTGATCGATCGTCTTCCTGAACTAGAACAAGCTGTTTTCCAAAAACAACTGGGTACTATCAAAGATAAAACCGATCGCATCACAGCTCTAGCCGGTTACATTGCTAAGCAAATCGACGCTGACGTAGAAAAAACCACGCGTGCTGGTCTACTGGCTAAATGTGACCTAATGACTTCTATGGTATTCGAATTTACCGATACTCAAGGTGTTATGGGCATGCACTACGCAACTCATGACGGCGAAGATAAAGAAGTGGCTCTAGCACTTTACGAGCAATACATGCCTCGTTTTGCTGGGGATGATTTGCCAAGCACTGGTATTTCTTCTGCTGTAGCTATGGCTGACAAGCTAGATACTATTGTTGGTATCTTCGGCATTGGTCAAGCACCAAAAGGTTCTGACCCATTTGCACTACGTCGTGCATCACTAGGTGTGCTACGTATCATCGTAGAAAATGGCTACAAGCTAGACCTTGTTGACCTGATCCACGAAGCAAAAGCACAGCTAGGCGATAAACTGACTAACCAAAACGTAGAAGCCGACGTACTTGATTTCATGCTAGGTCGTTTCCGTTCTTGGTATCAAGATGCTGGCTTCAGCATTGATATTATCCAAGCGGTATTGGCTCGTCGCCCAACTAAACCTGCTGATTTTGACCAACGTGTTAAAGCGGTATCTCACTTCCGTGGTCTAGAAGCGGCAACTGCATTGGCTGCCGCGAACAAACGTGTAGGTAATATCCTTGCTAAGTTTGATGGCGAATTAGCTGAAGAAATCGATCTTGCTCTTCTTCAAGAAGATGCAGAGAAAGCACTGGCTGAAAACGTTGAAGTCATGGCTGAAGCACTTGAACCTGCTTTCGCCACAGGTGACTACCAGCAAGCACTAAGCAAACTGGCTGATTTACGTGAGCCTGTTGATGCATTCTTTGACAACGTTATGGTTATGGCCGATGACGAAGCTCTGAAAAAGAACCGCTTAACGCTACTGAACAAGCTGCGCAATTTATTCCTACAAATTGCCGATATTTCTCTTCTGCAGAAATAA
- a CDS encoding valine--pyruvate transaminase, giving the protein MSSENTYSAFGEKFNRNSGITQLMGDLNDGLRTPGALMLGGGNPAAIPEMLDYFSDITRQMLTSGELVAAMANYDGPQGKDTFVSGLAALLKETYDWDISEKNISLTNGSQSAFFYLFNLLAGKQPDGSHKKILLPLAPEYIGYCDSGIQDDIFVSYKPEIELLENQQFKYHVDFSQIKIDDSVAAICASRPTNPTGNLLTDEEVYKLDKLAKQHNIPLILDNAYGTPFPNIVFEHATPFWNDNTILCMSLSKLGLPGVRCGIVIANEEITQALTNINGIIGLAPGSIGPTVAQHMIESNDLLRLSDEVIKPFYQHKSAQAISLLQSEITDPRFRIHKPEGAIFLWLWFDELPITTMELYKRLKARGVLIVPGEYFFFGQEEEWPHSKQCLRMNYVQNDQDMQSGIKIIAEEVKKAYL; this is encoded by the coding sequence ATGTCTTCAGAAAATACTTATTCAGCATTCGGAGAAAAATTTAACCGAAACTCAGGGATTACTCAGCTAATGGGTGATTTAAATGATGGTTTACGCACGCCTGGAGCTCTAATGCTAGGTGGCGGAAACCCTGCAGCAATACCTGAAATGTTGGATTATTTCTCTGATATTACCCGCCAAATGCTTACCAGTGGTGAACTAGTCGCCGCCATGGCCAACTATGATGGACCACAAGGTAAAGATACATTTGTCAGCGGACTGGCCGCCTTACTAAAAGAAACCTACGATTGGGATATTAGTGAAAAAAATATCTCTTTAACCAACGGTAGCCAAAGCGCCTTTTTCTATCTATTTAATCTGTTGGCAGGAAAGCAACCTGACGGCTCGCATAAGAAAATTCTATTACCACTCGCGCCTGAATACATAGGGTATTGCGATTCAGGTATTCAGGACGATATCTTTGTGTCTTATAAACCTGAAATTGAGCTGCTAGAAAATCAGCAATTTAAATACCACGTAGATTTCTCACAAATAAAAATCGATGACTCTGTGGCCGCTATTTGTGCTTCTAGACCGACCAACCCAACCGGAAATTTACTCACTGATGAAGAAGTGTATAAGCTAGATAAACTGGCAAAACAGCATAATATTCCGTTAATTTTAGACAACGCCTACGGCACACCTTTTCCTAATATCGTCTTTGAACATGCTACCCCTTTTTGGAACGACAACACTATTCTTTGCATGAGCTTATCAAAACTAGGATTACCCGGCGTAAGATGTGGCATCGTCATAGCCAATGAGGAAATAACCCAAGCCCTCACCAATATCAACGGCATTATTGGTTTAGCACCGGGAAGTATTGGACCAACGGTTGCTCAGCACATGATTGAATCAAATGATCTATTAAGATTGAGCGATGAGGTAATCAAGCCTTTCTATCAGCACAAATCAGCGCAAGCTATTTCTCTACTGCAATCTGAAATCACCGATCCTAGATTCCGCATTCATAAACCCGAAGGCGCTATATTCCTATGGCTTTGGTTTGATGAATTGCCGATTACGACCATGGAATTGTATAAACGTCTAAAAGCTCGTGGGGTACTGATTGTTCCCGGAGAATATTTCTTTTTTGGACAAGAAGAAGAGTGGCCACATTCAAAACAGTGTTTAAGAATGAACTATGTGCAAAACGATCAAGATATGCAAAGTGGCATTAAAATTATTGCTGAAGAAGTAAAGAAAGCCTATCTCTAA
- the tusA gene encoding sulfurtransferase TusA has product MSFNPEVASQVLEAEGLRCPEPVMMVRKTIRTMQEGEVLLVKADDPSTVRDIPSFCRFMDHQLIAEKTDTTPFQYLIKKGLA; this is encoded by the coding sequence ATGTCTTTTAATCCAGAAGTTGCCAGCCAAGTTTTAGAGGCTGAAGGATTGCGCTGCCCAGAGCCTGTAATGATGGTAAGAAAAACCATCCGCACCATGCAAGAAGGTGAAGTTTTACTCGTAAAAGCCGATGACCCTTCAACAGTGCGTGATATTCCAAGCTTTTGCCGTTTTATGGATCATCAACTCATCGCAGAGAAAACAGATACCACCCCATTTCAATATTTGATTAAAAAAGGGCTGGCTTAA
- a CDS encoding TMEM165/GDT1 family protein, whose translation MSVLAISITTVSLAEIGDKTQLLALLLASRYRKPLPIIAAIFLATVANHAVAAWLGVLVSDLLNPDVLKWVLVVSFTLMALWILIPDKLDSNESISNKGPFVASFIAFFVAEIGDKTQIATSILGAKFPDALWMVILGTTVGMLLANVPVVMIGKLSAERLPLVLIRRVTAALFMLMAVSAAIY comes from the coding sequence TTGAGCGTTCTAGCCATTTCTATCACGACGGTTTCTTTAGCTGAAATTGGGGATAAAACCCAACTTCTCGCCCTCCTATTAGCCAGTCGATACCGTAAGCCTTTGCCTATCATAGCCGCTATATTTTTAGCGACCGTTGCTAATCATGCTGTGGCAGCTTGGTTGGGAGTATTGGTTTCCGACTTATTAAATCCTGACGTTCTGAAATGGGTTTTGGTAGTCAGCTTTACGCTGATGGCATTGTGGATTTTGATTCCAGATAAGTTAGATAGCAATGAGTCTATTTCTAATAAAGGCCCTTTTGTGGCGAGCTTTATTGCTTTCTTTGTCGCCGAAATAGGCGATAAAACCCAAATTGCTACCTCAATACTAGGCGCAAAGTTTCCCGATGCATTATGGATGGTGATATTAGGAACAACCGTAGGGATGTTATTAGCGAATGTGCCTGTGGTCATGATTGGCAAGTTGTCTGCTGAGCGATTGCCTTTGGTGCTTATCCGTAGAGTCACGGCTGCGCTTTTTATGCTGATGGCGGTAAGCGCAGCGATCTATTGA
- a CDS encoding Hsp20 family protein, which yields MRTVDFTPLYRNAIGFDRLLNMMESSSAKNASAGYPPYNIEQQDENNYRITMAVAGFADDQLDITQKENVLIVRGERQAEEGKTYIYQGIAERDFERKFQLADYVKVVGATMENGLLHIDLQREIPEAMQPRKIAINGSKLIEGNTDSAK from the coding sequence ATGAGAACTGTAGATTTCACTCCTTTGTACCGCAACGCTATTGGCTTCGATCGTCTATTAAACATGATGGAGTCTTCTTCTGCCAAAAATGCTTCAGCGGGATACCCTCCATACAACATCGAACAGCAAGATGAAAACAACTACCGTATTACTATGGCTGTTGCTGGATTTGCTGATGATCAGCTAGATATTACGCAAAAAGAAAACGTACTGATTGTGCGTGGTGAACGCCAAGCTGAAGAAGGCAAAACCTACATTTACCAAGGTATTGCTGAGCGTGATTTTGAACGTAAATTCCAATTGGCTGATTACGTGAAAGTAGTAGGTGCTACTATGGAAAATGGTTTATTGCACATTGATTTACAACGAGAAATCCCTGAAGCAATGCAACCTCGTAAAATTGCGATTAATGGTAGCAAACTCATTGAGGGCAACACCGACTCTGCCAAATAA